A genomic segment from Verrucomicrobiota bacterium encodes:
- the recA gene encoding recombinase RecA, with protein sequence MVRRKNLDLAIQAISKQYGEGSILRLGDENAKVKIDVIPTSSVAVDWALGVGGVPRGRIVEIYGPESSGKTTLVLHIIANAQKAGGVAAFIDAEHALDPAYAKKIGVDLDQLLVSQPDSGEEALTIAETLIKSNALDVIVIDSVAALVPKAELEGQMGDATVGAQARLMSQAMRKLIGLLSQAKTCCIFTNQLREKIGVMFGSPETTPGGKALKYYASVRIDIRRKEAIKRSDGEVVGNRVRVKIVKNKVAPPFREAEFEILYNEGISKEGSLIDFAVDKGVIDKKGSWLSFADEQLAQGRDGTREYLRHNPEMFAKIKKALDEKLNAVDVPVVPVVPVVAVDESK encoded by the coding sequence ATGGTGCGCCGGAAGAATCTTGATTTGGCGATCCAAGCAATCTCCAAACAATACGGTGAAGGCTCCATCCTCCGACTGGGTGATGAAAATGCCAAAGTGAAAATCGACGTGATCCCGACCAGCTCTGTCGCTGTGGATTGGGCTCTGGGTGTGGGCGGTGTGCCCCGTGGTCGTATTGTTGAGATTTACGGGCCGGAATCATCGGGAAAGACCACCTTGGTGCTACACATTATCGCTAATGCCCAAAAGGCGGGGGGTGTCGCGGCATTTATCGATGCAGAGCATGCGCTTGATCCTGCGTATGCAAAAAAAATCGGGGTAGACCTCGATCAATTGCTTGTTTCCCAACCTGATTCTGGGGAAGAAGCCCTGACCATTGCTGAAACCCTGATAAAGTCGAATGCCCTTGATGTTATTGTGATCGACTCGGTAGCCGCCCTTGTGCCCAAAGCCGAGCTCGAAGGTCAAATGGGTGATGCCACTGTCGGTGCCCAAGCCCGCCTGATGAGTCAGGCCATGCGTAAGCTCATCGGCCTCCTGAGCCAAGCAAAAACTTGTTGTATCTTTACTAATCAACTCCGTGAAAAAATCGGTGTGATGTTCGGTAGCCCCGAGACGACTCCCGGCGGTAAAGCACTGAAATATTATGCCAGTGTCCGTATCGATATCCGCAGGAAGGAAGCGATTAAACGTTCTGACGGTGAGGTCGTGGGGAACCGGGTACGTGTTAAAATCGTTAAAAACAAAGTAGCCCCTCCCTTCCGGGAAGCTGAGTTTGAAATCCTCTATAACGAGGGGATTTCCAAAGAGGGATCTTTGATTGATTTTGCCGTGGACAAAGGGGTGATCGATAAGAAGGGCTCATGGCTTTCATTTGCCGATGAGCAACTTGCCCAGGGACGTGATGGAACGAGGGAGTACCTCCGTCATAATCCGGAGATGTTCGCCAAGATCAAGAAAGCCTTGGATGAAAAACTTAATGCAGTGGATGTGCCTGTGGTCCCTGTGGTCCCTGTCGTCGCTGTTGATGAGTCAAAGTAA
- the rlmH gene encoding 23S rRNA (pseudouridine(1915)-N(3))-methyltransferase RlmH: protein MMQFEILAVGKLREPWLKDAVDEYLKRLTRFSKTSLQETNEQSVDESKSVDSQIIHATRNEAQVLLMKINPAAHVISLDLKGRGMTSPQFAEFLETQTIQGTSKFQFIIGGSHGLDESVLNQSHTRLSLSAMTFPHQLSRVILLEQIYRACKIIHGETYHK, encoded by the coding sequence ATGATGCAATTTGAAATACTGGCAGTCGGCAAACTCAGGGAACCATGGCTCAAAGATGCTGTGGATGAGTACCTTAAGCGGCTTACCCGCTTTTCTAAAACCTCTCTCCAAGAAACCAATGAACAGTCCGTGGACGAGTCAAAGTCAGTGGATTCCCAAATCATCCATGCCACACGCAATGAAGCCCAGGTACTCCTCATGAAAATCAATCCGGCGGCCCATGTTATTTCCCTCGATCTAAAAGGCCGAGGCATGACCTCCCCTCAATTTGCAGAGTTTCTGGAAACACAAACGATTCAGGGCACCAGCAAGTTCCAATTCATCATCGGGGGATCCCATGGTCTCGATGAAAGTGTGCTCAACCAGAGCCATACCCGACTTTCTTTGAGTGCGATGACTTTCCCCCACCAGTTATCTCGTGTGATCCTCTTGGAACAGATTTACCGCGCCTGTAAGATCATCCACGGCGAAACTTACCACAAATAG
- the clpS gene encoding ATP-dependent Clp protease adapter ClpS: MPDSSTGYPVIVFLTKSPYPFRMSGGTKTYVSPEIGEDTDIRPIHEPGYTVICWNDPVNLMNYVSHVFQKVFGWNKQKAEHHMLEVHKNGKSVLAKDTKERAEHFVHELLKYHLHATMERE; the protein is encoded by the coding sequence ATGCCGGATTCCTCCACTGGATATCCTGTGATTGTCTTTTTAACAAAATCGCCTTATCCTTTCCGCATGTCAGGAGGCACAAAAACCTATGTTAGTCCAGAAATCGGGGAAGATACCGACATCCGGCCCATCCACGAACCCGGATATACGGTGATTTGCTGGAATGACCCGGTAAACTTGATGAATTACGTCTCCCATGTTTTCCAGAAGGTTTTTGGTTGGAATAAACAGAAAGCCGAGCATCACATGCTCGAGGTTCATAAAAACGGGAAAAGTGTCCTCGCTAAGGATACCAAGGAACGAGCGGAGCATTTTGTCCATGAGCTCCTTAAATACCACCTTCACGCCACCATGGAGCGCGAATGA
- the aat gene encoding leucyl/phenylalanyl-tRNA--protein transferase gives MISPPILVETDIQFPDEGALYEPKTTDGLCFIGGNLLPENLLRAYRNGVFPWSVNPVTWWSPTRRAIFEFDKIRPPRRLSQLIRQKKFKVTFDTCFTRVMEECATLTMKRHETWISESFIDAYSKLHVMGISHSCEVWLEGVLVGGIYGVSIGGLFAGESMFSRANNASSVGLFHLFEYLRAHGFTLFDTQVMNPHTQKIGAIEISRTEYLTLLKSALEANCSPPIHTPWT, from the coding sequence ATGATTAGCCCTCCTATCCTTGTCGAAACGGATATTCAATTCCCCGATGAGGGTGCCCTTTACGAACCCAAGACAACAGATGGCCTCTGCTTTATCGGGGGTAATTTGCTCCCCGAGAATCTACTCAGGGCCTACAGGAATGGCGTTTTCCCGTGGTCAGTAAATCCGGTGACGTGGTGGTCCCCCACTCGACGGGCCATTTTCGAGTTCGATAAGATTCGACCTCCTAGGAGGCTCTCACAGCTCATCCGGCAAAAAAAATTCAAAGTCACCTTCGACACCTGTTTCACCCGTGTCATGGAAGAATGTGCCACGCTGACAATGAAACGACACGAGACATGGATTAGTGAATCTTTCATTGATGCCTACAGCAAATTGCACGTGATGGGCATATCCCATTCCTGCGAGGTCTGGCTGGAGGGAGTCCTTGTCGGAGGGATATACGGAGTCTCGATCGGAGGCCTTTTTGCTGGAGAATCCATGTTTAGCCGTGCTAATAATGCCTCTTCAGTCGGCCTCTTCCATCTTTTTGAATATCTCCGTGCACACGGTTTTACCCTTTTTGATACTCAAGTCATGAACCCCCACACCCAAAAAATCGGTGCCATCGAAATTTCAAGGACTGAATATCTCACCCTCCTGAAATCCGCCCTTGAAGCAAATTGTTCGCCCCCTATCCATACCCCATGGACATAA
- a CDS encoding BON domain-containing protein: MKSQTKVRHLFLSLVVATGVCSIGNPGIIHAASMDTANEILIAGNDSAAVTPNEAIAVMKQAGKGNDKSVSTQVESALSDEKSTRSANPDVTTSKGVVTITGEAEDAEQKLNVTKEAFNVFGVKEVKNEMTIDKRLRNALTSINSGIDDSSITTRVISSLLLNRSTSARKTTVTTTERIVTLGGMANDLAEKDLAAKLAGEVKGVKSVINNMTVKHLETLSKN, translated from the coding sequence ATGAAATCACAAACTAAAGTACGACATTTATTCTTATCCTTGGTTGTAGCCACAGGGGTGTGCTCCATAGGAAATCCGGGGATCATTCATGCTGCGAGTATGGATACTGCGAACGAAATCCTGATCGCTGGCAATGACTCTGCGGCAGTTACTCCAAATGAAGCTATCGCAGTAATGAAGCAAGCGGGTAAGGGTAACGATAAATCTGTATCAACCCAGGTCGAATCGGCACTCAGTGATGAAAAGTCTACGCGTTCAGCTAATCCTGATGTCACAACATCCAAAGGGGTTGTTACTATTACCGGTGAGGCTGAAGATGCCGAGCAAAAGCTGAACGTCACAAAAGAGGCATTTAATGTATTTGGTGTCAAAGAGGTTAAAAATGAAATGACGATCGATAAAAGGCTACGTAATGCTTTGACTAGTATCAATTCTGGTATTGATGACAGTTCCATTACGACTCGGGTAATATCGTCATTGTTATTGAACCGTTCGACCAGTGCCCGTAAAACCACGGTCACCACTACTGAGAGGATCGTCACACTCGGCGGGATGGCTAATGACTTAGCTGAGAAGGATCTGGCAGCCAAACTGGCCGGCGAGGTTAAGGGTGTCAAGAGTGTCATTAACAATATGACCGTTAAGCACCTTGAGACCTTGTCAAAAAATTAG
- a CDS encoding alpha/beta hydrolase: MSVIKVGIENSTAIELYYEDHGSGQPVVLIHGYPLNGHSWEKQCAALLGAGYRVITYDRRGFGYSSKSAIGYDYDTFAADLNVIMNTLNLESTVLMGFSMGTGEITRYLSTYGQSRVAKAVFISSLQPFLLKTEDNPTGVPAKVFEEIKESVMNDRYAWFETFYHDFFNTDAFLGNRLSEAALHNAMNTAADASWYASSAVIDSWLTDFRKDICDIKVPALIIHGTGDRILPIDSTGRPFHNALPDAEYIEIQDAPHGLIWTHANEVNQILLTFLAK, encoded by the coding sequence ATGAGTGTTATCAAAGTAGGAATAGAGAATTCAACAGCTATTGAATTGTACTACGAAGATCACGGTTCTGGGCAACCAGTTGTTTTGATCCATGGGTATCCATTGAATGGGCATTCGTGGGAAAAACAGTGTGCCGCTTTACTGGGGGCAGGATACCGCGTTATTACTTATGACCGTAGAGGGTTCGGTTATTCGAGCAAGTCTGCAATCGGTTATGACTACGACACATTTGCGGCGGACCTGAATGTGATTATGAATACTTTAAACCTCGAAAGTACTGTATTAATGGGATTTTCGATGGGCACGGGCGAAATCACCAGATACCTGAGTACCTATGGACAGTCCAGAGTAGCAAAGGCTGTTTTCATCTCGTCGCTCCAGCCTTTCCTGCTCAAGACAGAGGATAACCCTACTGGGGTACCCGCCAAAGTCTTTGAAGAGATCAAAGAGTCAGTGATGAATGACCGCTACGCATGGTTTGAAACCTTTTATCATGACTTTTTTAATACCGATGCATTTCTAGGCAACCGTCTGAGTGAAGCAGCCCTGCATAATGCGATGAATACGGCAGCCGATGCGTCATGGTATGCGTCCTCGGCGGTGATTGACTCTTGGCTAACTGATTTCCGTAAGGACATTTGCGATATCAAGGTCCCTGCACTCATTATCCACGGGACAGGTGACCGCATCCTGCCGATTGACTCGACCGGACGCCCCTTTCATAACGCCTTACCCGATGCTGAGTATATCGAGATTCAAGATGCACCTCATGGATTGATTTGGACACATGCAAATGAGGTTAATCAGATTTTACTCACCTTCTTAGCAAAATGA
- a CDS encoding DUF3185 domain-containing protein has translation MNSKIIIGIVLIGLGIISLGYQAITYTKREKVVDMGPIQITSDTEKKIPLSPIIGAILVVGGVVVIVSRKA, from the coding sequence ATGAATTCAAAAATTATTATCGGTATCGTTTTAATCGGCTTAGGAATCATCTCCCTAGGCTATCAAGCCATCACTTATACAAAAAGGGAGAAAGTAGTCGATATGGGACCGATCCAGATCACCTCTGATACAGAGAAAAAAATACCACTCTCTCCGATTATTGGAGCCATCCTGGTCGTGGGCGGGGTCGTCGTGATTGTAAGCCGGAAAGCCTGA
- a CDS encoding lmo0937 family membrane protein, translated as MLYTIVVIILILWLLGLVTSYTMGGLIHILLVIAIVMVLIQFISGRR; from the coding sequence ATGTTATACACCATCGTCGTCATCATCCTCATCCTCTGGTTACTCGGTCTAGTCACCAGCTATACAATGGGCGGTCTCATTCACATCCTTCTGGTCATTGCCATCGTGATGGTACTGATCCAGTTCATCTCGGGGCGCAGGTAA
- a CDS encoding BON domain-containing protein, protein MKSKYITTLLTAAAVIFISTVGNSLHATETDERIEESARNSYLFKTYLSGDTIKTESKNGVVTLTGIVADSAHRSLAADTVAGLPGVKSVDNKLEIKTAGPLEHSDEWIARRVQSVLLFQRSVSARGVQVSVLDGVVTLKGQAPDANQKEWATEYVQDIDGVKAVKNEMIVATGIVPKPVDIISEKIDDASITAQVKWLLLSHRSTSAINTIISTNDGIVTITGVAKNADEKMFVSKLVNDINGVSSVINNMTLETTNVSSN, encoded by the coding sequence ATGAAATCGAAATATATTACTACACTACTCACGGCCGCGGCGGTCATATTTATCAGCACGGTCGGTAATTCATTGCACGCTACAGAAACAGACGAGCGCATCGAAGAATCAGCCAGAAACTCATACCTATTCAAAACATACCTATCGGGGGACACCATTAAAACCGAATCGAAAAACGGAGTGGTGACATTGACCGGGATTGTGGCTGATTCCGCCCACCGTTCACTCGCCGCGGATACCGTGGCGGGCTTACCAGGAGTAAAAAGCGTAGATAATAAACTCGAGATTAAAACGGCTGGGCCTTTGGAGCATTCGGATGAATGGATCGCCCGGAGGGTGCAATCCGTTCTTCTTTTCCAACGCAGTGTGAGTGCCCGTGGCGTACAGGTCAGCGTACTTGATGGTGTCGTGACATTAAAAGGGCAGGCTCCTGATGCAAATCAAAAAGAGTGGGCCACCGAGTACGTACAAGATATCGATGGAGTCAAAGCCGTGAAAAATGAAATGATTGTGGCAACGGGAATCGTCCCGAAACCCGTGGATATCATATCAGAGAAAATCGACGATGCCTCCATTACTGCCCAAGTCAAATGGTTGCTGCTCTCTCACCGTTCAACCAGTGCAATCAATACCATTATCAGCACGAACGATGGCATCGTGACAATCACTGGCGTCGCCAAAAATGCAGATGAAAAAATGTTTGTCAGTAAACTGGTCAACGACATCAACGGGGTCAGTAGTGTGATCAATAACATGACCTTGGAAACAACTAACGTATCGAGCAATTAA
- a CDS encoding histidine kinase, with protein MKINKPHNNLSSCRKELTATKSRLKKEISRRESAEGKLRQSKLHYSKLLKESDLLQGQLRHLTHQVLLDQEDDREEISRELHDDIAQTLTGINIHLASLSREAVINTKGLKKIISHTQKLVEQAVNIVHRFASDLRPTVLDDLGLIPALHSYMKDFTKRTKIPIRFTAFAGVKELSNARRTVLYRVTLSALTNIAQHADASLITVSIKKTNTTIDLCIHDNGKSFNVEDVLFIKRHKRLGLLGMKERVDMVGGHFTVDSSPGKGTTICAIIPLIKKDKVKVPLESKASPRKCLL; from the coding sequence GTGAAAATAAATAAACCTCATAATAACTTATCCTCCTGTCGCAAAGAATTGACGGCTACAAAGAGCAGGCTCAAGAAGGAAATATCCCGACGCGAGAGTGCCGAAGGAAAGCTCCGACAGAGCAAATTGCACTATTCAAAATTACTCAAGGAGTCGGACTTGTTACAGGGCCAGCTGCGTCACTTAACGCATCAAGTCCTCCTCGATCAGGAAGATGATCGCGAGGAAATCAGCCGCGAACTCCACGACGACATCGCCCAGACACTCACCGGGATCAATATCCATCTCGCATCATTGTCCCGCGAAGCCGTGATCAATACTAAAGGACTCAAGAAAATAATCTCTCATACTCAAAAACTCGTTGAGCAAGCCGTGAATATCGTCCACCGTTTTGCCAGTGATTTGCGACCCACTGTCCTGGATGACCTCGGACTGATTCCTGCACTTCACTCTTATATGAAAGACTTTACCAAGCGCACCAAAATCCCCATCCGTTTCACCGCATTTGCTGGGGTGAAAGAGCTCAGCAATGCCCGCCGTACCGTCCTCTACAGGGTTACCCTATCGGCCCTGACCAATATTGCACAGCACGCAGATGCCTCCCTCATCACGGTAAGCATCAAAAAAACTAATACCACCATCGATCTATGTATCCATGACAATGGAAAATCGTTTAATGTGGAGGACGTACTTTTTATCAAACGGCACAAGCGCCTCGGTTTACTCGGAATGAAAGAACGGGTCGATATGGTAGGTGGCCACTTCACGGTGGATTCCTCACCCGGAAAGGGAACCACTATTTGTGCCATTATTCCTCTTATCAAAAAGGATAAGGTCAAAGTCCCCCTCGAATCAAAAGCCTCACCCCGGAAATGCCTCCTATGA
- a CDS encoding response regulator transcription factor, which yields MKRISILLADDHSIVRTGFHKILDDEKDFLVIGEAKNGREAIDKSIKLSPDIVLMDIGMPILNGLEATRQICKTIPKTKVLILSAFSEDAYFEKSLEAGASGFLIKQSSADVLARAIRQIYSGSNYFSPLILLQQSKNKMPDRLGKIKKKNFILTSREIEVLQLIAEGKANKQTADELSISIKTVEKHRSHLMEKLNIHETAGLTRYAITAGIISCDVSLTITQD from the coding sequence ATGAAACGTATCTCTATCCTTCTGGCTGACGATCACTCCATTGTCCGCACAGGATTCCACAAGATACTCGATGATGAAAAGGATTTTCTTGTCATCGGGGAAGCCAAAAATGGCAGGGAAGCTATTGATAAGTCCATCAAACTGAGCCCTGACATAGTCCTCATGGATATTGGAATGCCCATACTCAATGGATTAGAGGCCACACGCCAGATATGTAAGACCATTCCGAAAACAAAAGTGCTTATCCTCTCGGCTTTCAGTGAGGATGCCTACTTTGAAAAATCCCTTGAGGCCGGTGCCTCGGGTTTTCTGATTAAACAATCATCCGCAGATGTCCTGGCCCGTGCGATCCGACAGATCTACAGTGGAAGTAACTATTTTAGTCCCTTAATTCTCCTGCAGCAGTCTAAAAATAAAATGCCCGACCGCTTGGGTAAAATCAAAAAGAAAAATTTCATCCTAACATCCCGCGAGATCGAGGTCTTACAATTGATCGCAGAGGGAAAAGCAAATAAACAAACGGCTGATGAACTCTCCATCTCGATTAAAACCGTCGAAAAACACCGCAGCCATCTCATGGAAAAACTCAACATTCACGAAACTGCCGGACTCACCCGCTACGCGATTACTGCCGGCATCATTTCTTGCGATGTGAGTTTAACCATTACCCAGGATTGA